CGCTTAGGTTTGCCTTGACACCAAGATAGCTAGCGCTTACGCTTAACAACGCTGTTTAAACGTGAAAGGACGTGGGACAATGGAAACTTATCACCGTGCATTTGGTGTTTATGGGATTATTGGCGATGAGCATGCGTTGGTCGTTACTAAAAAGTTTGGTGGTCCCTATACGAATCGCTACGACTTACCAGGTGGCAGTTTGGCCGATGGTGAGCCCTTACTTGCCGCGATTCGCCGTGAGATTCAAGAAGAAACCGGGTTAATCCCGACTGAATTGACGCAATTGGGTATCACGAGTTTTCGGTATCCCTGGCAGTTCAAGCAGTGGCGGATGAACCAACATCTGGCGGTCTTTTACCGAGTGACCCGGACAACTGGGCAACTGGCTGAACATGTCGCTAACTTTGATGGTCAAGATTCGCATGGAGCATCACGGGTGCCGTTGCATGCGTTGACTGAAGCTAATGCGTCACCGTTGGTTTTAAAAGCAAAGGCAGTGTTGTTATCCGGGCGGTTTGACCCAAGCGATCAGACCTACCCGGACTGGACCGTGCTGGATCATCCGGTTTATTGACCTGAGCTAATCCCGGAATGGCGCCAAAAATTTCATTTCAAAAGCGAAAAATAGGTGAACACTAGGTTGGCAATGTGGCTGATCTAGTGGTCACCTATTTTTGATTCATGCGCACAACTAATGCGTTTAAGCGGGCGTGTGGCTTAGTCCTAATGTGACAAAAATGACGACGTTGATTGGTTAGTTAATCGTCGTTTCGCGTGGTGGGGGTTAAAAGTACCAAAATACTGGTGTGCGCCCGAGAAAACCAACATTTAAATGAATAGCGAGCTATAATTCAGTAACGTCTGAATGGTGATCTTTCCTAGGCAGGGTTACTTATCGTTTAAGGAGGGACGCAACGTGTCGACAGCTTATGAGAACGTTTGCCATCTTGAAAGAGAGGGGATTTAAATGGCCGATGCAATTTTAACCGTTAAACATCTGAATAAAAGTTACGGCCACCAGCCAGTTTTGCGTGACGTTAGTTTTGAATGCACCCAGGGACGGATCGTGGGCCTGGTGGGCGCGAATGGCGCTGGAAAAACGACAATTATGAAAGCAATTTTAGGGCTACTTAGCACGGATGGTGAGATTCAAATCGCAGGTGAATCGATGCAATTCGATCATCATCCCATCTTGGCGACGGTGGGGTCACTAATCGAGTATCCGAGTCTTTATCCGTATATGAGCGGTTGGGACAACTTGCGTTTGTTTGCGGACGGGCCCGACGCCCAAGCGCAATTGGTTGGTGGTGAATTTCTCAATACGTGGTTACTGCTAAGTCTAGTGCTGCTAATTGCTGCTCTTTTCAAGAGTTCTGGTGCGGCAGTCGCGGTCGGAATCATCGGATACTTTGTTCTGGGAATGGTTAATATTCCCATGATCGCACTCATTCGGAAGTATACGTGGCTCAAATGGAACCCACTCAACATGTTCAACTTTTCAGCCCAGTTGGGATTACCGACGCTGAGTAAAATTACCAAGCTCACGGATGTCCAGTTGTTTTGGGGCAATCTTGCATACATTATTTTATTCTTAGTGTTAGGCCTGCTATTCTTTCGGCGGCGGGAAGTTTGAACCGTTACCGTTTGAAGCACTGCCAGTAAGTACTAAAAATCGCGCGTCCAGAAATTTTATCTTGGACGCGCGATTTTGTTGGTTAATGATTGATCACTGCGTACTCTTAAAACCAGTTTACGCGTGCGGTGTCAGTTGTTCAACAAGCTCAGCATTGGGAGAAACGTACAATGTTTTCTGACCTTCATAGATCACAAAGCCAGGTTTGGCGCCATTGGGCTTGCGAATTCGGCGAACTTGGACGTAATCGACCGGAACGGTTGCTGAATCGCGGGCTTTTGAGAAGTATGCGGCGAGATTCGCGGCTTCTGTGAGCGTTTGGTCACTAGGATCATCTGAATGAATGATGACGTGTGAGCCTGGGATTTTTTGTGTATGCAGCCAATAGTCACTCTTACGGGCCGTTTTCAATGTTAACTGATCGTTTTGCCGGTTGTTTTTACCGACAAAGATCGGCGTCCCGTCACTCGCAGTAAATTCCTGGGGTTGACTCGGTTTACGTGAACTGCGTTGCTTTTTCTTAGTCTTGTGTTGCTTTAAGTAGCCTTGTTGCGTCAATTCTTCACGAATTTCGGTGATGTCAGCGGGACTAGCAAGCTCGATTTGGGTCTGGATATTGTCCAGATAATCAATTTCAGCTTGGGTCAAGCTGATCTGCTCACCAACGAAGCCAACGGCATTTTTTTGCTTCTGATAACGTGAAAAATACTTCTGCGCGTTCCGGGAAGGCGAGAGCTGATTAGATAGTTGAATCTTTAACGGCGCGTTATCGTGATAATAGTCTGGTAAAGTAATCTCAGTCATCCCACGTTTGACTTCATGTAGATAGGTCGTTAGGATTTCACCTTTTAACCGCAGCTCATCGGCCTGCTTGGTGTTAGCTAAGGTCTTTTCTAACTTTTTGAGCTTATTACGATTCTTCTTCAGATTATTTTTGACCACCCGAATTAGATTACCAGCTTGTTGTTGAACCCGTTCCCGTTGGGCCGCGTCTGCATAATAAAAATCAAGCAGACTGCTCAACGAGTCGAATTGGCGCGTGGCTTTGCCAAAATGGTCAAACGGTCCCGCGGCAAACATGGTCTTATGATTTGGTAAGGTGATCAACGTCGCCTGCGGCTGATCAAACTGTGCCAAAAAGGCCAGATAATGGTGATCAAGGTCGCCAGGCTGATGCAAGTCGGCAGCTAACTGTTGCGCGCTATCACGGCCGAATCCTTGATAATGCTGCTGCAATTGTTTTGCCAACACGTCTTCGTTGGGGTAATC
This Lactiplantibacillus plantarum DNA region includes the following protein-coding sequences:
- a CDS encoding NUDIX hydrolase is translated as METYHRAFGVYGIIGDEHALVVTKKFGGPYTNRYDLPGGSLADGEPLLAAIRREIQEETGLIPTELTQLGITSFRYPWQFKQWRMNQHLAVFYRVTRTTGQLAEHVANFDGQDSHGASRVPLHALTEANASPLVLKAKAVLLSGRFDPSDQTYPDWTVLDHPVY
- a CDS encoding ATP-binding cassette domain-containing protein, whose amino-acid sequence is MADAILTVKHLNKSYGHQPVLRDVSFECTQGRIVGLVGANGAGKTTIMKAILGLLSTDGEIQIAGESMQFDHHPILATVGSLIEYPSLYPYMSGWDNLRLFADGPDAQAQLVGGEFLNTWLLLSLVLLIAALFKSSGAAVAVGIIGYFVLGMVNIPMIALIRKYTWLKWNPLNMFNFSAQLGLPTLSKITKLTDVQLFWGNLAYIILFLVLGLLFFRRREV
- a CDS encoding NFACT RNA binding domain-containing protein, which translates into the protein MSFDGLFTHAMVTELRQTLVGGRISKINQPYQNELILTIRANRKNHPVLLSADPTYPRIQTTQIPYVNPAVPTNFAMMMRKYLQGAIVTDVSQVANDRVVHLTVTTRNELGDAETLTLIIEIMARHSNVILVDNQTGKIIDVIKHVGADQNRYRLLLPGATYIEPPKQDKQDPFTPNTDFHTLVTDYPNEDVLAKQLQQHYQGFGRDSAQQLAADLHQPGDLDHHYLAFLAQFDQPQATLITLPNHKTMFAAGPFDHFGKATRQFDSLSSLLDFYYADAAQRERVQQQAGNLIRVVKNNLKKNRNKLKKLEKTLANTKQADELRLKGEILTTYLHEVKRGMTEITLPDYYHDNAPLKIQLSNQLSPSRNAQKYFSRYQKQKNAVGFVGEQISLTQAEIDYLDNIQTQIELASPADITEIREELTQQGYLKQHKTKKKQRSSRKPSQPQEFTASDGTPIFVGKNNRQNDQLTLKTARKSDYWLHTQKIPGSHVIIHSDDPSDQTLTEAANLAAYFSKARDSATVPVDYVQVRRIRKPNGAKPGFVIYEGQKTLYVSPNAELVEQLTPHA